A region of Streptomyces sp. NBC_01788 DNA encodes the following proteins:
- a CDS encoding aminotransferase class I/II-fold pyridoxal phosphate-dependent enzyme, which produces MRRTEPEGHGPVRYGPSALPDDGLPVLPEVSAALAGAAHETRRRPIGGGPELLDAACGYWLRRGLPTSPGRVAAAPGAPALLLALTAALGGDVLVPRPCAAWWAPYARLLGSPAFHVATPAECGGVPDPYALLETVRRVRAEGGDPRLLVLSVADDPTATVAPPEVLHETVEAATDEGLHLVSDETWRDTVHAPHETVLLSPAEMLPDRVTVVTDLAGAFLPAGWPAAIARFPAGATGEALHARVLDILTALDARIAEPVAAAAAYVLGEPGPVTARRTASVGLHARVAQAVHAAVIAAGALARPPQSGRHLYADLGPLRPALDAHAVGDAQELEDFLTARLRLPVPGGHRFGDDLGALRVRLSTTELLGRTDEERAECLLSPTPLELPHPQRALLSLSSVLDDLRDEAQRWEPPR; this is translated from the coding sequence ATGCGGCGGACGGAACCGGAAGGACACGGCCCCGTCCGCTACGGACCGTCGGCCCTCCCCGACGACGGACTGCCCGTCCTGCCGGAGGTGTCCGCCGCGCTCGCCGGGGCCGCGCACGAGACCCGGCGCAGACCGATCGGCGGCGGCCCCGAACTGCTGGACGCCGCCTGCGGCTACTGGCTGCGGCGCGGACTGCCCACCTCGCCCGGCCGGGTCGCGGCCGCGCCCGGCGCCCCCGCACTGCTGCTCGCGCTGACCGCCGCGCTCGGCGGCGACGTCCTGGTGCCCCGGCCCTGCGCGGCCTGGTGGGCGCCGTACGCACGCCTGCTGGGCAGCCCCGCCTTCCACGTGGCCACCCCTGCCGAGTGCGGCGGCGTTCCCGACCCGTACGCCCTGCTGGAGACCGTCCGCAGAGTCCGCGCCGAGGGCGGCGACCCCCGGCTGCTCGTCCTGTCCGTCGCCGACGACCCCACCGCCACCGTGGCACCGCCGGAGGTGCTGCACGAGACCGTCGAGGCCGCCACCGACGAGGGACTGCACCTGGTCAGTGACGAGACCTGGCGCGACACCGTGCACGCACCGCACGAGACGGTGCTGCTCAGCCCCGCCGAGATGCTGCCCGACCGCGTCACCGTCGTCACCGACCTGGCCGGCGCGTTCCTGCCCGCCGGCTGGCCCGCCGCGATCGCCCGCTTCCCCGCCGGAGCCACCGGCGAGGCACTGCACGCGCGCGTGCTCGACATCCTCACCGCGCTGGACGCCCGTATCGCCGAACCGGTCGCCGCCGCGGCCGCCTACGTCCTCGGCGAACCCGGTCCGGTCACCGCGCGCCGGACGGCCTCGGTGGGCCTGCACGCGCGCGTGGCACAGGCCGTCCACGCGGCCGTGATCGCCGCCGGCGCACTCGCCCGGCCGCCGCAGTCCGGCCGCCACCTGTACGCCGACCTCGGCCCGCTGCGCCCCGCGCTCGACGCCCACGCGGTGGGCGACGCACAGGAGTTGGAGGACTTCCTCACCGCCCGCCTGCGACTGCCCGTGCCCGGCGGCCACCGCTTCGGAGACGACCTCGGCGCGCTGCGCGTACGGCTCTCCACCACGGAACTCCTCGGCCGCACCGACGAGGAACGCGCGGAATGCCTGCTGTCTCCCACGCCGTTGGAACTGCCACACCCGCAACGCGCGTTGCTCTCCTTGAGTTCGGTACTCGACGATCTCCGTGACGAAGCTCAGCGATGGGAGCCTCCTCGATGA
- a CDS encoding MBL fold metallo-hydrolase has product MTQQSESTTSTRTTPQETGDPAVSSLLPSPSAPFPPLAEPRPLGERRVWPRTFHDRLTAPLPGLKAFARFAREGALRPDKEALADIPLLPYRPAGLPRVNTRTVAVTWAGHASWVVRIGGLTVLTDPVWSRRIIGTPARVTPVGVAWEALPPVDAVVVSHNHYDHLDAPTLRRLPRDTPVFVPAGLGRWFQRRRFTRVTELDWWEAAELSGVRFDFVPAHHWSKRTLTDTCRSLWGGWVLTDPDGQRVYFAGDTGYGHWFSRIGRRYPGIDLALLPIGAYDPRWWLSDVHCDPEEAVRAVQDLGARHMAPMHWGTFVLSAEPLLEPLTRVRRAWQEAGLARERLWDLPVGASRVLEQP; this is encoded by the coding sequence ATGACGCAGCAGTCCGAGTCGACCACGTCCACGAGAACCACCCCTCAGGAGACCGGCGATCCCGCGGTCTCGTCCCTCCTGCCCTCTCCGTCCGCCCCGTTCCCGCCGCTGGCCGAACCCCGGCCGCTGGGGGAGCGGCGGGTCTGGCCGCGCACCTTCCACGACCGCCTCACCGCCCCGCTGCCCGGGCTGAAGGCCTTCGCCCGGTTCGCCCGCGAGGGCGCCCTGCGGCCGGACAAGGAGGCCCTGGCCGACATCCCGCTGCTGCCGTACCGGCCCGCCGGACTGCCCCGCGTGAACACCCGTACCGTCGCCGTCACCTGGGCGGGGCACGCCAGCTGGGTGGTCCGGATCGGCGGGCTGACCGTGCTGACCGACCCGGTGTGGTCCCGCCGCATCATCGGTACCCCGGCCCGGGTCACGCCCGTCGGTGTCGCCTGGGAGGCGCTGCCGCCCGTCGACGCTGTCGTCGTCAGCCACAACCACTACGACCACCTGGACGCGCCCACCCTGCGCCGACTCCCGCGCGACACCCCGGTGTTCGTTCCGGCCGGACTCGGCCGCTGGTTCCAGCGGCGCCGGTTCACCCGCGTCACCGAGCTGGACTGGTGGGAGGCGGCCGAACTGTCCGGTGTCCGCTTCGACTTCGTCCCCGCCCATCACTGGTCCAAGCGCACCCTCACCGACACCTGCCGCAGCCTGTGGGGCGGCTGGGTGCTCACCGACCCGGACGGGCAGCGCGTGTACTTCGCCGGGGACACGGGCTACGGCCACTGGTTCTCGCGCATCGGCCGCCGCTACCCCGGCATCGACCTCGCCCTGCTTCCCATCGGCGCCTACGACCCCCGCTGGTGGCTCAGCGACGTCCACTGCGACCCGGAGGAAGCCGTCCGGGCCGTACAGGACCTCGGCGCCCGGCACATGGCCCCCATGCACTGGGGCACCTTCGTCCTCTCCGCCGAACCCCTCCTGGAACCCCTGACCCGGGTCCGCAGAGCCTGGCAGGAGGCCGGCCTCGCCCGAGAACGCCTGTGGGACCTCCCGGTGGGCGCCTCCCGCGTCCTTGAGCAACCCTGA
- a CDS encoding DedA family protein — protein MIRIAAAVTSVVPPESTQQALGYPSLFLLVLIGALVPVVPTGALVSTAAVVALHQTAPFSLALVFMTASLAAFLGDAALYWLGRRGLGSRNGSRWLEAIRTRAPEDRLAQAQRKLNEHGVAVLVLSRLVPAGRIPVMLACLLAKWPLRRFSRGNLPACLAWAATYQLIGILGGSLFEEPWEGVATAIGLTVLLGTAPSAWRRLRRLIPAQRSQ, from the coding sequence GTGATACGGATCGCCGCCGCCGTGACCTCGGTGGTGCCACCGGAGTCCACCCAGCAGGCACTGGGATATCCCTCGCTGTTCCTGCTGGTGCTGATCGGGGCGCTGGTGCCGGTGGTGCCGACGGGCGCCCTGGTCAGTACGGCGGCGGTGGTCGCGCTGCACCAGACGGCGCCGTTCTCGCTGGCGCTGGTGTTCATGACGGCGTCGCTGGCCGCGTTCCTCGGGGACGCGGCGCTGTACTGGCTGGGGCGGCGCGGGCTGGGGTCGCGGAACGGGTCGCGATGGCTGGAGGCGATCCGTACGCGCGCCCCGGAGGACCGGCTCGCGCAGGCGCAGCGGAAGCTGAACGAGCACGGCGTCGCGGTGCTGGTCCTGTCCCGCCTGGTCCCGGCGGGCCGCATACCGGTGATGCTGGCGTGTCTGCTGGCGAAGTGGCCGCTGCGCCGCTTCTCCCGCGGCAACCTTCCCGCGTGCCTGGCCTGGGCGGCCACGTACCAGCTGATCGGCATCCTCGGCGGCTCCCTGTTCGAGGAGCCCTGGGAGGGCGTGGCCACCGCGATCGGACTGACCGTCCTGCTGGGCACGGCCCCCTCCGCCTGGCGCCGCCTGCGCCGCCTGATCCCGGCCCAGCGCTCGCAGTGA
- a CDS encoding MBL fold metallo-hydrolase, producing the protein MPVEITWWGHATCTVEDSDVRVLTDPLFARRLAHLRRRRGAPPPPTAWHADVALVSHLHADHLHVPSLARLEPGTRLLVPRGALGAVAGLRRLAHLRITEVTPGDRIEVGCLVVRVVPARHDGRRLPVGRHRSPALGYVVEGEARTYFAGDTGLFETMAEEVGPVDAALLPVGGWGPYLGAGHLDAGRAAQALARLKTGSAVPVHYGTYWPIGMDAVRPHEFHAPGDEFVRLAAERAPGVAVHRLGHGESVRLEGAR; encoded by the coding sequence GTGCCGGTGGAGATCACCTGGTGGGGTCATGCCACCTGCACCGTCGAGGACTCGGACGTGCGCGTGCTGACCGATCCTCTGTTCGCCCGCCGGCTCGCGCACCTGCGGCGCCGCCGCGGCGCGCCACCGCCGCCCACCGCCTGGCACGCGGACGTGGCCCTGGTCTCCCACCTGCACGCCGACCATCTGCACGTGCCGTCGCTGGCCCGGCTGGAGCCGGGCACGCGCCTGCTGGTGCCCCGGGGCGCACTCGGGGCGGTCGCGGGACTGCGGCGGCTCGCCCATCTGCGGATCACCGAGGTCACGCCGGGTGACCGGATCGAGGTCGGCTGCCTCGTCGTACGGGTGGTGCCGGCCCGGCACGACGGGCGGCGGCTACCGGTCGGACGGCATCGCTCGCCCGCGCTCGGCTACGTCGTCGAGGGCGAGGCGCGGACGTACTTCGCCGGGGACACCGGCCTGTTCGAGACGATGGCCGAGGAGGTCGGGCCGGTCGACGCGGCGCTGCTGCCGGTGGGCGGCTGGGGGCCGTACCTCGGGGCGGGACATCTGGACGCCGGGCGGGCGGCGCAGGCGCTGGCCCGGCTGAAAACGGGGAGCGCGGTGCCGGTGCACTACGGCACGTACTGGCCGATCGGGATGGACGCCGTGCGCCCCCATGAGTTCCATGCGCCGGGTGATGAGTTCGTGCGCCTGGCCGCCGAGCGTGCGCCGGGGGTCGCGGTGCACCGGCTCGGGCACGGCGAGAGTGTGCGCCTGGAGGGCGCCCGGTGA
- a CDS encoding phage holin family protein codes for MGGGRRWRRAASQVGRSVAVWTVSTVTLLVLAGILPDFQLQSPDGDSATTIAVTAALGAGAFGVLSAVVWPLLVRLLLLVPAMVLGLLVFFLNGSLLLLALRITPSGQAEAAPETAVIVAAVMSAVASATGAALAVRDDDAYRRRLHRLADRRRRRLRPCSPTPGTVVVQLDGVGHDVLRDAVDEGLMPTVARWLGAGEGQPGPTHRLTPWRTDWSSQTGASQLGILHGSNHDVPAFRWYEKDTGEVMVCNRPSSAVELQRRAVRRTGDGGLLTADGASRGNLFGGGAGELALVLSVAVRRDRGSRSRAGYFAYFSDPANAVRTFLSFVAETGREIGQSLRARLREERPRVSRGGLYPLVRAFATVVERDVVVAAVMGDLLAGRTAVYADLVAYDEVAHHSGPHSRDAAQVLRRLDRSLALIEQVAEHAPRPYRFVLLSDHGQSPGETFRSRYGLTLGDLVRAGCGLPVPRRAEGTRSGAEARAAVRAALGRPVEESGGDRRPSGRREPVVLASGNLGLVSFPDVPHRMSQEEIDARHPALLSTLADHPGVGFLLVRSEEHGGVVLGPRGVRIPLAELDTDPGPLAAFGPGAADAVRRTHSFPHTADIMVNSSHDPADGEVLAFEEQIGSHGGLGGAQGRPFLLSPLDCSPPVAEGEELVGAEHVHRVLRRWLREAAGTGAPLGAEPEERAA; via the coding sequence ATGGGTGGCGGGCGGCGATGGCGGCGGGCCGCCAGTCAGGTCGGGCGCAGCGTCGCGGTGTGGACCGTCTCCACGGTCACCCTGCTGGTGCTCGCCGGGATCCTGCCGGACTTCCAGCTGCAGTCGCCCGACGGCGACAGCGCCACCACGATCGCCGTGACCGCCGCGCTCGGCGCGGGAGCCTTCGGTGTGCTGTCGGCCGTGGTGTGGCCGCTGCTCGTCCGGCTGCTGCTGCTCGTGCCCGCCATGGTCCTCGGGCTGCTGGTGTTCTTCCTCAACGGCTCCCTGCTCCTGCTCGCCCTGCGTATCACCCCCTCCGGCCAGGCGGAGGCCGCCCCCGAGACCGCCGTCATCGTGGCGGCGGTGATGTCCGCGGTCGCCTCGGCCACCGGCGCCGCCCTCGCCGTGCGCGACGACGACGCCTACCGGCGCCGTCTCCACCGGCTCGCCGACCGCCGCCGCAGACGGCTGCGGCCCTGCTCGCCGACCCCCGGCACCGTCGTCGTCCAGCTCGACGGCGTCGGCCACGACGTGCTGCGGGACGCGGTCGACGAGGGCCTGATGCCGACCGTGGCCCGCTGGCTCGGCGCCGGCGAGGGGCAACCAGGGCCCACCCACCGGCTCACCCCCTGGCGCACCGACTGGTCCAGCCAGACCGGCGCCAGCCAGCTCGGCATCCTGCACGGGTCCAACCACGACGTCCCCGCATTCCGCTGGTACGAGAAGGACACCGGCGAGGTGATGGTCTGCAACCGCCCCAGCAGCGCCGTCGAACTCCAGCGCCGCGCCGTACGGCGCACCGGCGACGGCGGGCTGCTCACCGCCGACGGGGCCAGCCGCGGCAACCTCTTCGGCGGCGGCGCCGGCGAACTCGCCCTCGTCCTGTCGGTGGCGGTCCGCCGCGACCGCGGCAGCCGCTCCCGCGCGGGCTACTTCGCCTACTTCTCCGACCCCGCCAACGCCGTGCGCACCTTCCTGTCCTTCGTCGCCGAGACCGGCCGCGAGATCGGCCAGTCCCTGCGCGCCCGGCTCCGCGAGGAGCGCCCGCGTGTTTCCCGCGGCGGCCTGTACCCGCTGGTCCGCGCCTTCGCGACGGTCGTCGAACGGGACGTCGTCGTGGCCGCGGTGATGGGCGACCTGCTCGCCGGGCGCACCGCCGTCTACGCCGACCTGGTGGCGTACGACGAGGTGGCCCACCACTCCGGGCCGCACAGCCGGGACGCGGCGCAGGTGCTGCGGCGCCTGGACCGCTCGCTGGCGCTGATCGAGCAGGTCGCCGAGCACGCCCCGCGCCCGTACCGGTTCGTCCTCCTGTCCGACCACGGCCAGAGCCCCGGCGAGACCTTCCGCTCCCGCTACGGCCTGACCCTGGGCGACCTGGTCCGGGCTGGCTGCGGACTGCCCGTGCCGCGCCGGGCGGAGGGGACGCGCAGTGGAGCCGAGGCGCGGGCCGCCGTACGGGCCGCGCTGGGCCGGCCGGTCGAGGAGAGCGGCGGGGACCGGCGGCCCTCGGGCCGCCGCGAGCCCGTTGTGCTGGCCTCCGGGAACCTGGGCCTGGTCTCCTTCCCGGACGTGCCGCACCGCATGAGCCAGGAGGAGATCGACGCCCGCCACCCCGCGCTGCTGTCCACGCTCGCCGACCACCCGGGCGTCGGCTTCCTGCTCGTGCGCAGCGAGGAGCACGGCGGTGTCGTCCTCGGCCCGCGCGGCGTACGGATACCGCTGGCCGAGCTGGACACCGACCCCGGCCCGCTGGCCGCCTTCGGCCCCGGCGCGGCCGACGCGGTACGCCGCACCCACTCCTTCCCGCACACCGCCGACATCATGGTCAACTCCAGCCACGACCCGGCCGACGGGGAGGTCCTCGCCTTCGAGGAGCAGATCGGCTCCCACGGCGGCCTCGGCGGCGCGCAGGGCCGCCCGTTCCTGCTGTCGCCGCTCGACTGCTCCCCGCCGGTCGCGGAGGGCGAGGAACTCGTCGGCGCCGAGCACGTCCACCGCGTGCTGCGGCGCTGGCTGCGGGAGGCCGCCGGGACCGGGGCACCGCTCGGCGCCGAACCGGAGGAGCGCGCCGCCTGA
- a CDS encoding OsmC family protein, whose product MATTRTAHTVWEGNLLEGNGVVSFDSSGIGEQPVSWPSRAEQANGKTSPEELIAAAHSSCFSMALSHGLAGAGTPPTTLRTKADVTFQPGEGITGIHLSVEGAVPGIDNDAFVAAAEEAKKNCPVSQALTGTTITLDAKLA is encoded by the coding sequence GTGGCAACCACGCGAACCGCTCACACCGTCTGGGAAGGCAACCTGCTCGAGGGCAACGGCGTCGTCTCCTTCGACTCCTCCGGCATCGGCGAGCAGCCGGTGTCGTGGCCGTCGCGCGCCGAGCAGGCGAACGGGAAGACCAGCCCCGAGGAGCTGATCGCCGCCGCCCACTCGAGCTGCTTCTCCATGGCGCTGTCGCACGGCCTGGCCGGCGCCGGCACCCCGCCCACCACCCTGCGCACGAAGGCCGACGTCACCTTCCAGCCGGGCGAGGGCATCACGGGCATCCACCTCAGCGTCGAGGGCGCGGTCCCCGGCATCGACAACGACGCGTTCGTCGCCGCCGCCGAGGAGGCCAAGAAGAACTGCCCGGTCAGCCAGGCCCTGACCGGTACGACGATCACCCTGGACGCCAAGCTCGCCTGA